In the genome of Streptomyces globosus, one region contains:
- a CDS encoding L,D-transpeptidase, with translation MTGAALLVAAAPASAPQGPAGGSAARASAGVVLLVGRALEEGGGSAAGCAAERFRAGLCTGWRQQRVRATADGAGAVLREPRGRGAVRTARTVVLPTDPGGPLEIGLAGPGLLTDVTVQDAHGRHVGGVLSPKGLHWNNTEPLRAGELYTVRVGAQDAAGTPVGATMAFRTAPAPRSGRVTAGFGPRPGTYGAGQIVTASLSRPIPAADREARARVERSLEVASEPAVQGAWHWVDASTLHYRPRTYWPAHAVVRVRSGLDGVDLGEHGHGGPSEPVEFAIGDRIEALTDSAAHRMTVRRNGRVLRTIPVTTGKEGFRTRSGIKVVLGQEARVRMRGDTVGIQRGTSEFYDLSVRYATRVTWSGEYVHAAPWSVDAQGRENVSHGCTGMSTADAAWFFDTVRIGDIVEVVNSGGEPMEPFANGFGDWNLDWKAWLAGSALAPEAAEAAPAAAVSAGAPRTPARLLPMV, from the coding sequence GTGACGGGCGCCGCGCTGCTCGTCGCCGCGGCCCCCGCAAGCGCACCGCAGGGGCCCGCGGGCGGCTCCGCCGCCCGCGCGTCGGCCGGCGTGGTGCTGCTGGTGGGCAGGGCGCTGGAGGAGGGCGGCGGCTCCGCGGCGGGGTGCGCCGCGGAGCGGTTCCGGGCCGGGCTGTGCACGGGCTGGCGGCAGCAGCGGGTGCGGGCCACCGCCGACGGCGCGGGCGCGGTCCTGCGCGAGCCGCGCGGGCGCGGCGCCGTGCGCACGGCGCGCACGGTGGTGCTGCCGACCGACCCGGGCGGCCCGCTGGAGATCGGGCTGGCCGGTCCCGGGCTGCTGACCGATGTCACCGTGCAGGACGCGCACGGACGGCACGTCGGCGGCGTCCTCTCGCCGAAGGGCCTGCACTGGAACAACACCGAGCCGCTGAGGGCCGGCGAGCTGTACACGGTGCGCGTCGGGGCGCAGGACGCGGCCGGTACGCCGGTCGGGGCGACCATGGCGTTCCGTACGGCGCCCGCCCCGAGGAGCGGCCGGGTGACGGCCGGGTTCGGGCCGCGGCCCGGCACGTACGGGGCGGGGCAGATCGTGACGGCCTCGCTGAGCCGGCCGATCCCGGCGGCGGACCGGGAGGCGCGGGCGCGGGTCGAGCGGTCCCTGGAGGTCGCGTCGGAGCCGGCGGTGCAGGGGGCGTGGCACTGGGTGGACGCTTCGACGCTGCACTACCGGCCGCGTACGTACTGGCCGGCGCATGCGGTGGTGCGGGTGCGCAGCGGGCTGGACGGGGTGGACCTCGGCGAGCACGGCCACGGCGGGCCGTCGGAGCCGGTGGAGTTCGCCATCGGGGACCGGATCGAGGCGCTGACGGACTCCGCGGCGCACCGGATGACGGTGCGGCGCAACGGCCGGGTGCTGCGGACGATCCCGGTGACCACCGGCAAGGAGGGCTTCCGCACCCGCAGCGGCATCAAGGTGGTGCTGGGGCAGGAGGCGAGGGTCCGCATGCGCGGGGACACGGTCGGCATCCAGCGCGGCACGAGCGAGTTCTACGACCTGTCGGTGCGGTACGCGACGCGGGTGACCTGGAGCGGCGAGTACGTGCACGCGGCGCCGTGGTCGGTGGACGCACAGGGGCGGGAGAACGTCAGCCACGGCTGCACGGGGATGAGCACGGCGGACGCGGCCTGGTTCTTCGACACGGTGCGGATCGGGGACATCGTGGAGGTGGTCAACAGCGGCGGTGAGCCGATGGAGCCCTTCGCGAACGGGTTCGGCGACTGGAACCTGGACTGGAAGGCCTGGCTGGCGGGCAGTGCGCTCGCCCCGGAGGCCGCGGAGGCGGCCCCTGCGGCGGCGGTGTCCGCGGGGGCGCCGCGCACCCCGGCGCGCCTGCTGCCGATGGTGTGA
- a CDS encoding DUF4360 domain-containing protein: MSPSLSRTLLTGAAAAVLAATATTPAGAAGHTHQITAPPDKIVIELATVNGSGCREGTAEVAVAPDNTAFTVTYSDYLAQVGPGAPPTAFRKNCQLNLRVHVPSGFTYAIVQADYRGFAFLQPGAWGQERANYYFQGMPQTTQRTHQFNGPFNDNWQATDRTEYADLVWAPCGEKRNFNINTELRVNAGTSNPQTATSFMTMDSTDASVSTLYHLAWQACPAPR; this comes from the coding sequence ATGTCCCCTTCCCTGTCCCGCACCCTGCTCACCGGCGCCGCGGCCGCCGTCCTCGCCGCCACGGCGACCACCCCGGCAGGCGCCGCCGGCCACACCCACCAGATCACCGCGCCACCCGACAAGATCGTGATCGAGCTCGCCACGGTCAACGGATCCGGATGCCGCGAGGGCACCGCCGAGGTGGCCGTGGCCCCCGACAACACCGCCTTCACCGTCACCTACAGTGACTACCTGGCGCAGGTCGGCCCGGGCGCGCCGCCGACCGCGTTCCGCAAGAACTGCCAGCTGAACCTGCGGGTCCACGTGCCCTCCGGCTTCACCTACGCGATAGTCCAGGCCGACTACCGCGGATTCGCATTCCTCCAGCCCGGCGCATGGGGCCAGGAACGGGCGAACTACTACTTCCAGGGAATGCCGCAGACGACGCAGCGCACCCACCAGTTCAACGGACCCTTCAACGACAACTGGCAGGCGACCGACCGGACCGAATACGCGGACCTCGTCTGGGCGCCCTGCGGCGAAAAACGCAATTTCAACATCAACACCGAACTGCGGGTGAATGCCGGCACCTCCAACCCGCAGACGGCCACCAGCTTCATGACGATGGACTCCACCGACGCCAGCGTCAGCACCCTGTACCACCTCGCCTGGCAGGCCTGCCCCGCCCCCCGGTAG
- a CDS encoding DUF4360 domain-containing protein — MAIRRLTVAAALAALTALAAPAHAATDTPPPGRITVDVVGVNGSGCPQGTATVAASSDNTSFTVTYSDYLAQTGAGSGGTDFRKNCQLALRIHVPHGFTYAIARADYRGFAHLQRGAYGQERANYYFQGMAQTARTLHQFHGPYSDNWQATDQTDYADLVWAPCGEERNLNVNSELRVYPGTSNPQSLSFMSMDSTDGSVSTVYHFAWKTCPGS; from the coding sequence ATGGCAATCCGCAGATTGACCGTCGCCGCGGCACTGGCGGCGCTGACCGCCCTGGCCGCACCGGCCCACGCCGCCACCGACACACCGCCGCCCGGGAGAATCACCGTCGACGTGGTCGGCGTCAACGGATCCGGATGCCCCCAGGGCACCGCCACCGTCGCCGCCTCCTCCGACAACACCTCCTTCACGGTCACGTACAGCGACTACCTCGCCCAGACGGGAGCCGGCTCCGGCGGCACGGACTTCCGCAAGAACTGCCAGCTCGCCCTCCGCATCCACGTCCCGCACGGCTTCACCTACGCCATCGCCCGCGCCGACTACCGCGGCTTCGCCCACCTCCAGCGCGGCGCCTACGGGCAGGAGCGCGCCAACTACTACTTCCAGGGCATGGCCCAGACCGCCCGCACCCTCCACCAGTTCCACGGCCCGTACTCAGACAACTGGCAGGCCACCGACCAGACCGACTACGCCGACCTGGTCTGGGCCCCGTGCGGCGAGGAGCGCAACCTCAACGTCAACAGCGAGCTGCGCGTCTACCCCGGCACCTCGAACCCGCAGTCGCTGAGCTTCATGAGCATGGACTCCACCGACGGCAGCGTCAGCACGGTCTACCACTTCGCCTGGAAGACCTGTCCCGGGTCCTGA
- a CDS encoding class II glutamine amidotransferase codes for MCRWLAYSGSPLLLDAVLYQPEHSLINQSLHARMGVETTNGDGFGIGWYSTDAAANGTPAVFRDIGPAWSNRNLRELAAHIRSPLFFAHVRASTGSAIQQTNCHPFRHGRWLWMHNGAITDFQRLQRDLCMAVDPALFPCIEGSTDSEVMFYLAVTFGLDQDVPGAVARMAGLVERVGKEHGVADPLQMTVAVSDGDRVWAFRYSSSGRSRSLFFSSRADTVRELYPELPYLREVSDDTRLVVSEPLGDLPGLWNELPEASYVVVPAEGHEDCLPFITELP; via the coding sequence ATGTGTCGATGGCTGGCCTATTCCGGCTCGCCGCTGCTGTTGGACGCGGTTCTCTACCAGCCGGAACACTCACTGATCAACCAGAGCCTGCATGCTCGGATGGGAGTGGAGACGACCAACGGCGACGGCTTCGGGATCGGCTGGTACAGCACCGACGCGGCCGCGAACGGCACCCCGGCGGTGTTCCGCGACATCGGGCCGGCCTGGAGCAACCGCAACCTGCGGGAGCTCGCCGCCCACATCCGCTCCCCGCTGTTCTTCGCCCACGTGCGGGCCTCGACGGGCTCTGCCATCCAGCAGACGAACTGCCACCCGTTCCGGCACGGCCGCTGGCTGTGGATGCACAACGGGGCCATCACCGACTTCCAGCGCCTCCAGCGCGACCTGTGCATGGCCGTCGACCCGGCGCTCTTCCCCTGCATCGAGGGATCGACGGACTCCGAGGTGATGTTCTACCTGGCCGTCACGTTCGGCCTGGACCAGGACGTGCCCGGCGCGGTCGCCCGGATGGCGGGTCTCGTCGAGCGGGTGGGCAAGGAGCACGGCGTCGCCGACCCGCTCCAGATGACGGTCGCCGTCAGCGACGGAGACCGGGTGTGGGCGTTCCGCTACTCCAGCTCCGGCCGGTCGCGCTCCCTGTTCTTCAGCAGCCGGGCAGACACCGTACGGGAGCTGTACCCGGAGCTGCCCTACCTGCGCGAGGTGTCCGACGACACCCGGCTGGTGGTCTCGGAGCCGCTGGGAGACCTGCCGGGGCTGTGGAACGAGCTGCCCGAGGCGAGCTACGTGGTGGTGCCGGCGGAGGGCCACGAGGACTGCCTGCCGTTCATCACCGAACTCCCCTGA
- the hypE gene encoding hydrogenase expression/formation protein HypE, whose amino-acid sequence MSDTVLDITGWTCPAPLRDHPRVVMGHGGGGALSAELVRHVFAPAYGGEVLAGMGDSAAVTLGGARLAFSTDSYVVRPLFFPGGSIGDLAVNGTVNDLAMSGARAAYLSCAFILEEGVETATVARVAEALGAAARAAGVEVATGDTKVVEAGHGDGIYITTAGIGLVPEGVDLRPQRARPGDAVIVSGEIGAHGVAVMSCREGLGFDVETVSDCAPLGGLVEAMLAVTPDLHVLRDPTRGGLAAALGEIAAASGTGVVVDEGRVPVPEPVRNACAVLGLDPFYVANEGKLVAFVPPGDAEAVLEAMRAHPLGRRAAIVGRAVEEHPGMVVARTGLGGTRVLDLPLGEQLPRIC is encoded by the coding sequence TTGTCTGACACCGTCCTCGACATCACCGGCTGGACCTGCCCGGCGCCCCTGCGCGACCACCCCCGCGTCGTCATGGGCCACGGCGGCGGCGGAGCGCTCTCCGCCGAGCTGGTCCGGCACGTCTTCGCCCCCGCGTACGGCGGCGAGGTGCTGGCCGGCATGGGCGACAGCGCGGCCGTCACGCTGGGCGGCGCCCGGCTCGCGTTCTCCACCGACTCCTACGTGGTGCGGCCGCTGTTCTTCCCCGGCGGCAGCATCGGGGACCTCGCGGTCAACGGCACCGTCAACGACCTCGCCATGAGCGGCGCCCGCGCCGCCTACCTGTCCTGCGCCTTCATCCTGGAGGAGGGCGTCGAGACCGCGACGGTGGCCCGGGTCGCCGAGGCTCTGGGCGCCGCCGCGCGGGCCGCGGGCGTCGAGGTCGCCACCGGCGACACCAAGGTCGTCGAGGCCGGGCACGGCGACGGCATCTACATCACCACGGCCGGCATCGGGCTCGTCCCCGAGGGCGTGGACCTGCGCCCGCAGCGCGCGCGGCCCGGCGACGCGGTCATCGTCAGCGGCGAGATCGGCGCGCACGGGGTGGCCGTCATGAGCTGCCGTGAAGGCCTCGGCTTCGACGTGGAGACCGTCAGCGACTGCGCCCCGCTGGGCGGGCTCGTCGAGGCGATGCTCGCCGTGACGCCCGACCTGCACGTGCTGCGGGACCCCACGCGCGGCGGGCTGGCGGCCGCGCTCGGGGAGATCGCCGCCGCCTCGGGCACGGGCGTGGTCGTCGACGAGGGGCGGGTGCCGGTCCCGGAGCCCGTCCGCAACGCCTGCGCCGTCCTCGGCCTGGACCCCTTCTACGTCGCCAACGAGGGCAAGCTGGTGGCGTTCGTGCCGCCCGGGGACGCGGAGGCCGTCCTGGAGGCGATGCGCGCCCACCCGCTCGGCCGGCGCGCGGCGATCGTGGGCCGGGCCGTGGAGGAGCACCCCGGCATGGTCGTGGCGCGCACGGGGCTCGGCGGTACGCGCGTACTGGACCTGCCGCTGGGGGAGCAGCTGCCCCGGATCTGCTGA
- the hypD gene encoding hydrogenase formation protein HypD gives MKYIDEFQDPGLARRLLDDIRASVTRPWALMEVCGGQTHTIIRHGIDQLLPEGVELIHGPGCPVCVTPLEVIDKALAIAARPEVVFCSFGDMLRVPGTGKDLFRVRSEGGDVRVVYSPLDALRIARENPDRQVVFFGIGFETTAPPNAMTVYQARRLGIRNFSLLVSHVRVPPAIEAIMQSPSCRVQGFLAAGHVCSVMGTAEYPELADRHRVPVVVTGFEPLDILEGVRRAVRQLERGEHTVENAYPRAVRTEGNPAALAMIEDVFEVTDRAWRGIGTIPDSGWRLSERYREYDAEHRFPVSGIATREPEACRSGEVLQGLLKPHQCEAFGTACTPRTPLGATMVSSEGACAAYYLYRRLGTAPARSPQPAPQPPLEASPVV, from the coding sequence GTGAAGTACATCGACGAGTTCCAGGACCCCGGGCTGGCCCGCCGGCTCCTGGACGACATCCGGGCCTCCGTGACGCGGCCGTGGGCGCTGATGGAGGTCTGCGGCGGCCAGACCCACACGATCATCCGGCACGGCATCGACCAGCTCCTGCCCGAGGGCGTCGAGCTGATCCACGGCCCCGGCTGCCCGGTGTGCGTGACGCCGCTGGAGGTCATCGACAAGGCACTCGCCATCGCCGCCCGCCCCGAGGTGGTCTTCTGCTCCTTCGGGGACATGCTCCGCGTCCCCGGAACCGGCAAGGACCTCTTCCGGGTCCGCAGCGAGGGCGGCGACGTCCGCGTCGTCTACTCCCCGCTCGACGCCCTGCGCATCGCCCGCGAGAACCCCGACCGGCAGGTCGTGTTCTTCGGCATCGGCTTCGAGACCACCGCCCCGCCCAACGCCATGACGGTGTACCAGGCGCGCAGGCTCGGCATCCGCAACTTCAGCCTGCTCGTCTCGCACGTACGGGTCCCCCCGGCGATCGAGGCGATCATGCAGTCGCCGAGCTGCCGCGTGCAGGGCTTCCTGGCCGCCGGGCACGTGTGCAGCGTCATGGGCACCGCCGAGTACCCCGAGCTGGCCGACCGCCACCGGGTGCCCGTCGTCGTCACCGGCTTCGAACCGCTCGACATCCTCGAAGGCGTCCGCCGGGCCGTGCGCCAGCTGGAGCGCGGCGAGCACACCGTCGAGAACGCCTACCCGCGGGCGGTGCGCACCGAGGGCAACCCGGCCGCCCTCGCCATGATCGAGGACGTCTTCGAGGTCACCGACCGGGCCTGGCGCGGCATCGGCACCATTCCCGACAGCGGCTGGCGGCTCTCGGAGCGCTACCGGGAGTACGACGCCGAGCACCGCTTCCCCGTGTCCGGCATCGCCACCCGCGAGCCCGAGGCCTGCCGCAGCGGCGAGGTCCTGCAGGGGCTGCTCAAGCCGCACCAGTGCGAGGCGTTCGGCACGGCCTGCACCCCGCGCACCCCGCTCGGCGCCACGATGGTCTCCAGCGAGGGCGCCTGCGCCGCGTACTACCTCTACCGGCGCCTGGGGACGGCGCCCGCCCGCTCCCCGCAGCCCGCACCGCAGCCCCCTCTGGAGGCGAGCCCCGTTGTCTGA
- a CDS encoding HypC/HybG/HupF family hydrogenase formation chaperone has product MCLAVPGRVLEIGERDGTRMASVDFGGVVKEVCLEYLPDLRVGEYAVVHVGFALQRLDEESARRTLELFEELGMLQEEFGDPWERAAAEAGVQDGPSGAGPEAEGTAREARQR; this is encoded by the coding sequence ATGTGCCTGGCGGTACCCGGCAGAGTGCTTGAGATCGGAGAGCGGGACGGCACCCGCATGGCGAGCGTCGACTTCGGCGGCGTGGTCAAGGAGGTGTGCCTGGAGTACCTGCCCGACCTCCGGGTCGGCGAGTACGCCGTCGTGCACGTCGGCTTCGCGCTCCAGCGGCTCGACGAGGAGTCGGCCCGGCGCACCCTGGAGCTCTTCGAGGAACTCGGCATGCTCCAGGAGGAGTTCGGCGACCCGTGGGAGCGGGCGGCGGCCGAGGCGGGCGTACAGGACGGGCCCTCCGGCGCAGGGCCGGAGGCCGAGGGGACGGCGCGGGAGGCGCGGCAGCGGTGA
- the hypF gene encoding carbamoyltransferase HypF codes for MTEAVQRRRVVVRGVVQGVGFRPYVYTRATGLGLAGHVTNTPDGVVAEVEGAPDAVSAFCERLAADAPPLAVVDAVDHCEVPVAGGAGFTITPSRTGGPARTLVSPDTATCAACLAELADPADRRHRHPFITCTHCGPRFTIVTGLPYDRAHTTMARFPMCPDCAREYADPADRRFHAQPVACPACGPRLRLLAGTPPQEAAEAADPVAQARRLLAEGAVLAVKGLGGYHLACDAANAAAVAGLRRRKARGDKPFALMARDTADLAGLVRISPAEHALLTGPVRPIVLLRRLPAAAAAGGVRVADAVAPRCPDLGVMLPYTPVHHLLLGLPGDPPGPRLLVMTSGNLSGEPIVTDDAEALERLAGLADAWLTHDRPIHVPCDDSVVRVCDGEPLVLRRARGHAPLPLDLPLPVPPALAVGGDLKNAFCLGEGRKAWLSAHIGDMDDLATQTAFERAEEQLESVTGVRPALLAADRHPGYRSTAWARRTAGDRLLTGVQHHHAHIASAMAEHGLDGRRRVIGFAFDGTGHGDDGAVWGGEVLLADYAGHQRFAHLAYVPLPGGDAAVRRPYRMALSHLRAAGLPWSADLPCTGACPAEELRVLERQLERGLHCVPTSSMGRLFDAVSSLAGVCHHAGYEAQAAVELEAAALAAPGPAPRAAGYAFEVRAPAGGDAPVTADPAPLLAAVVADLRAGTPPPLIAARFHTAVAELVAGLAVLARQRHGLDTAALTGGVFANTVLSSACARLLRGRGFTVLRHHRVPPNDGGLALGQLMVAAAGNRHHPQQGGGHVPGGTRQSA; via the coding sequence GTGACGGAGGCCGTGCAGCGCCGCCGGGTCGTCGTACGCGGCGTCGTCCAGGGCGTCGGCTTCCGGCCGTACGTGTACACCCGCGCGACCGGGCTCGGCCTCGCCGGGCACGTCACCAACACCCCCGACGGCGTCGTCGCCGAGGTCGAGGGCGCGCCCGACGCCGTGTCGGCCTTCTGTGAGCGCCTCGCCGCCGACGCCCCGCCGCTGGCCGTCGTCGACGCCGTCGACCACTGCGAGGTCCCCGTCGCAGGCGGCGCCGGCTTCACCATCACCCCCTCGCGCACCGGCGGCCCCGCCCGCACCCTCGTCTCCCCGGACACGGCCACCTGCGCCGCCTGCCTGGCCGAGCTCGCGGACCCCGCCGACCGGCGGCACCGGCACCCCTTCATCACCTGCACGCACTGCGGCCCCCGCTTCACCATCGTGACCGGGCTGCCGTACGACCGGGCGCACACCACCATGGCCCGCTTCCCCATGTGCCCCGACTGCGCCCGCGAGTACGCCGACCCCGCCGACCGCCGCTTCCACGCCCAGCCCGTGGCCTGCCCGGCCTGCGGGCCGCGGCTGCGCCTCCTCGCCGGCACCCCGCCGCAGGAGGCCGCCGAAGCCGCGGACCCGGTGGCGCAGGCCCGCCGCCTGCTCGCCGAGGGCGCCGTCCTCGCCGTCAAGGGCCTCGGCGGCTACCACCTCGCCTGCGACGCCGCCAACGCCGCGGCGGTCGCCGGGCTGCGCCGCCGCAAGGCGCGCGGGGACAAGCCGTTCGCCCTGATGGCCCGCGACACCGCCGACCTGGCCGGCCTCGTACGGATCAGCCCCGCGGAACACGCCCTCCTGACCGGCCCGGTGAGGCCCATCGTCCTGCTGCGCCGCCTCCCCGCCGCGGCTGCCGCCGGCGGGGTGCGCGTCGCCGACGCCGTCGCCCCCCGCTGCCCCGACCTCGGCGTGATGCTCCCGTACACGCCCGTGCACCACCTGCTGCTCGGCCTGCCAGGCGATCCGCCCGGCCCCCGCCTGCTCGTCATGACCAGCGGCAACCTGTCCGGCGAGCCCATCGTCACCGACGACGCCGAGGCCCTGGAGCGCCTCGCCGGACTGGCCGACGCCTGGCTCACCCACGACCGCCCCATCCACGTGCCGTGCGACGACTCCGTGGTCCGCGTCTGCGACGGCGAGCCCCTCGTCCTGCGCCGCGCCCGGGGACACGCCCCGCTGCCGCTGGACCTGCCGCTGCCCGTGCCGCCGGCACTCGCCGTCGGGGGCGACCTGAAGAACGCCTTCTGCCTCGGCGAGGGGCGCAAGGCCTGGCTGTCCGCGCACATCGGCGACATGGACGACCTCGCCACGCAGACCGCCTTCGAACGGGCCGAGGAGCAGCTGGAGTCCGTCACCGGCGTCCGCCCCGCCCTCCTCGCGGCCGACCGGCACCCCGGCTACCGCTCCACCGCCTGGGCCCGGCGCACCGCCGGGGACCGCCTGCTCACCGGAGTACAGCACCACCACGCGCACATCGCCTCCGCCATGGCCGAGCACGGCCTCGACGGCCGGCGGCGCGTCATCGGCTTCGCCTTCGACGGCACCGGGCACGGGGACGACGGCGCCGTCTGGGGCGGCGAGGTGCTCCTGGCCGACTACGCCGGCCACCAGCGCTTCGCGCACCTGGCGTACGTGCCGCTGCCGGGCGGCGACGCCGCGGTCCGGCGCCCCTACCGCATGGCCCTGTCCCACCTGCGGGCCGCCGGACTGCCCTGGTCGGCGGACCTCCCCTGTACCGGCGCCTGCCCCGCCGAGGAACTGCGCGTCCTGGAGCGCCAGTTGGAGCGCGGCCTGCACTGCGTCCCCACCTCCAGCATGGGACGGCTCTTCGACGCCGTCTCCTCGCTCGCCGGGGTCTGCCACCACGCCGGCTACGAGGCCCAGGCGGCGGTCGAGCTGGAGGCCGCCGCCCTCGCTGCCCCCGGGCCTGCACCCCGGGCCGCCGGGTACGCGTTCGAGGTGCGTGCCCCGGCGGGCGGGGACGCGCCCGTCACCGCCGACCCGGCGCCGCTGCTGGCCGCCGTGGTCGCGGACCTGCGTGCCGGAACCCCGCCGCCGCTGATCGCGGCCCGCTTCCACACCGCGGTGGCCGAACTCGTCGCCGGCCTCGCCGTCCTGGCCCGCCAACGGCACGGCCTCGACACCGCCGCCCTGACCGGCGGGGTCTTCGCCAACACCGTGCTCTCCTCCGCCTGCGCCCGCCTGCTGCGCGGCCGCGGCTTCACCGTCCTGCGCCACCACCGCGTCCCGCCGAACGACGGCGGACTGGCCCTGGGCCAGCTGATGGTCGCGGCGGCCGGAAACCGGCACCACCCACAGCAAGGAGGAGGCCATGTGCCTGGCGGTACCCGGCAGAGTGCTTGA
- the hypB gene encoding hydrogenase nickel incorporation protein HypB: protein MCRVVDLQQAVLAKNASAAQTLRTALGARGTAVVNLLSSPGSGKTALLEQELGLARERAVPVAALTADLATENDATRLARSGAPVKQVLTDGLCHLEAHMLGRHLDGWLPDGTRLLFVENVGNLVCPASYDLGESLRIVLASVTEGEDKPLKYPTAFGLAHLVVVTKTDIAGAAGFDEAAFRANVRQVNPGVEVLLTSARTGEGAGALLDRALAVADGKPVHTPVMAGRQPAHPPGHDHGDHGGHDHGGHDHRGHAHGHPGGGPAADAGRPRPATAPTR, encoded by the coding sequence ATGTGCCGTGTGGTCGACCTCCAGCAGGCGGTCCTCGCCAAGAACGCCTCCGCCGCGCAGACCCTGCGCACCGCGCTCGGCGCCCGCGGAACCGCCGTCGTCAACCTGCTGTCCAGCCCCGGCAGCGGCAAGACCGCCCTCCTGGAACAGGAACTGGGCCTCGCCCGCGAGCGCGCAGTGCCCGTCGCCGCCCTCACCGCCGACCTGGCCACCGAGAACGACGCGACGCGGCTGGCCCGTTCGGGCGCCCCCGTCAAGCAGGTCCTCACCGACGGGCTGTGCCACCTGGAGGCGCACATGCTCGGCCGCCACCTCGACGGCTGGCTCCCCGACGGCACCCGCCTGCTGTTCGTCGAGAACGTCGGCAACCTCGTCTGCCCCGCCTCCTACGACCTCGGGGAGTCGCTGCGCATCGTCCTCGCCTCGGTCACCGAGGGCGAGGACAAGCCGCTGAAGTACCCGACGGCCTTCGGCCTCGCCCACCTGGTCGTCGTGACGAAGACCGACATCGCCGGGGCGGCCGGGTTCGACGAGGCCGCCTTCCGGGCGAACGTCCGCCAGGTCAACCCGGGCGTGGAGGTGCTGCTGACCTCCGCGCGCACCGGCGAGGGCGCCGGCGCGCTGCTGGACCGCGCCCTGGCGGTGGCGGACGGGAAGCCCGTCCACACCCCGGTCATGGCCGGCCGGCAGCCCGCCCACCCGCCCGGCCACGACCACGGCGACCACGGCGGCCACGACCACGGTGGCCACGACCACCGCGGGCACGCCCACGGCCACCCCGGCGGCGGGCCCGCCGCGGACGCCGGACGCCCGCGGCCCGCCACCGCGCCGACCCGGTGA
- a CDS encoding hydrogenase maturation nickel metallochaperone HypA, which yields MHEMSIAMAVVAQVEEAAASAGAAAVTEVRLRVGELAGVVPDALAFCFELACAGTLLAGAALAAEPVPGRARCGACTAEWPTGMPPLLVCPDCDRSGGVALLAGRELEIAAVRWEDRPPQDPAPTREPIVEEH from the coding sequence ATGCACGAGATGTCGATCGCCATGGCCGTGGTGGCCCAGGTGGAGGAGGCCGCCGCCTCGGCGGGCGCGGCCGCCGTCACCGAGGTCCGCCTGCGGGTGGGGGAGCTGGCCGGCGTGGTGCCCGACGCCCTCGCCTTCTGCTTCGAACTCGCCTGCGCCGGCACCCTCCTGGCAGGCGCCGCCCTGGCCGCCGAGCCCGTTCCCGGACGCGCCCGCTGCGGCGCCTGCACCGCCGAGTGGCCGACGGGCATGCCGCCCCTGCTGGTCTGCCCCGACTGCGACCGGTCCGGCGGCGTCGCCCTGCTCGCCGGGCGGGAGCTGGAGATCGCCGCCGTCCGCTGGGAGGACCGCCCGCCGCAGGACCCCGCCCCCACCCGCGAACCGATCGTCGAGGAGCACTGA
- a CDS encoding DUF6893 family small protein encodes MKKAIIWGAAAVGTTLAATLLKSFLPDVRRYLHIRRM; translated from the coding sequence GTGAAGAAGGCCATCATCTGGGGTGCGGCCGCGGTCGGCACCACCCTCGCCGCCACCCTGCTGAAGTCGTTCCTGCCCGACGTCCGGCGCTACCTCCACATCCGCCGGATGTGA
- a CDS encoding hydrogenase maturation protease, whose translation MSGRTLVAGIGNVFLGDDSFGVEAVRRLAEHAAELPEGVETADVGVRGVHLAYRLLDGYDTLVLVDATARGGEPGTLYLIDATAAGAADAADGAAPPGTVLDAHRMTPDTVLALLGTLCAGTGAAPPRRIWVVGCEPACLDEGIGLSPQAAAAVPEAVRTVLDLVHRTHEQTPDGDLVP comes from the coding sequence GTGAGCGGCCGCACCCTCGTCGCGGGCATCGGCAACGTCTTCCTCGGCGACGACAGCTTCGGCGTCGAGGCCGTCCGGCGGCTCGCCGAACACGCCGCGGAACTCCCCGAGGGCGTCGAGACCGCCGACGTCGGGGTCCGCGGCGTCCACCTCGCCTACCGGCTCCTCGACGGGTACGACACGCTCGTCCTGGTCGACGCCACCGCCCGCGGCGGCGAACCAGGCACCCTGTACCTGATCGACGCCACCGCGGCCGGCGCGGCCGATGCAGCCGACGGCGCCGCCCCGCCCGGCACCGTCCTGGACGCGCACCGGATGACCCCCGACACCGTCCTCGCCCTGCTGGGCACCCTCTGCGCAGGCACCGGCGCCGCCCCGCCCCGCCGCATCTGGGTCGTCGGCTGCGAACCCGCCTGCCTGGACGAGGGCATCGGCCTGAGCCCGCAGGCGGCCGCCGCCGTCCCGGAGGCCGTACGGACGGTGCTCGACCTCGTCCACCGCACGCACGAGCAGACCCCCGACGGCGACCTGGTGCCGTGA